The Microplitis mediator isolate UGA2020A chromosome 10, iyMicMedi2.1, whole genome shotgun sequence genomic sequence AAAAATTGATTCGTACTTGGAGAATTCCGGAATCGTCGAGTTGAATGATTGGCGGTCTGTCCAGGCGTCGTGCAGTTTCCCAGCCATCCTTCATACTTGAGGAATTTCCGGTCTTTATCAAATTCCGCGGGTGACCGTAGTGAGCATTGCTATACTTCTCACAGACTCCGCCGTTCTCTTGTGCAATCAGATCGATTCGTTCTGTAAATTCTATTGGTCTCGATTGTGGGATTATTAAACCGTAGGCTCGGAATCTCGCGATTCCACCGTCAGGATACAGATTTAAGCGTAAATGGGTCCATAGTTCACTTGAATTTGAATAGAAATATTGCCTTCGGGTCTTTTCGTAGCCTGGTGACAGTTCTGTTTGAGGGACAATTATCGTCCATTCCTAATTGAACACAAATATCTTTTACTATacaaatcataaatttatttttaaaaaacttacttCAGATTTCAGACGAGCAATTTGTGCTCTAGCTTCTTTAGAAGCTGCAGTTCCCAGTTGACTATTCCGTACCGGAAGTAATTCAGTCTCTATTCGGAAAACGTAAATgcaataaagtaaatatttataaataattcatttaagtAATACCATTTTCATCTAGTCGCGCAGCTTGAATGGAAATTCTCGGAGCGTGATTTCCAGTAAAATATCCAGTGTCAATATAAAAACCTTTGACAATAGACTGATGACCAAGCGCTATTATGGTCCAATCATGACCAGCAGACCTTCGTCGCCGGGTTTCCCAGCCATCCATCCACTTACCGAACTCCGTGTAAGCATCCTCCTTCCATACTGGTTCATCGtccttttatattaaattaacatattttttaattatcatactATTCACATCACACGTGAGATTTATTAATACCTTCAAAAGATTTTCGGCCACAGCAAACCAATCGTCTGTTGCAAAAACAATTTTACCGccattctaaaataaaaaaaacctatcgtatgtctttttttttcttttattcaaacaaatttattttatataaatttaattctttaccGATTTCGAAGCAAGCTCACTGAGCTCTAAAAATTCAAACGATTTGTTCCCGTTCATTGCACTGCTTATACTgagaggaaaaataaaaactataaaaaaattattttaatcaagaaattatttaattacaatttaaatctaacaaataattaatttttttttgcagttaaaaaaataatagaaaaaataattttgcttAAAATTCTagtttgttaaaataataattttaaatagacgGTATTCTTACAAGcgtaatatatttatgtttatatatttgaaatatatttaactgtaagataataacaacaaaacATTTAATTGCATACTAACTCAATAGTGATAATTACCAGACGTTTTAAAGTTTCTTATCGCCCGAGTTCtagacatttatatatttatcaaaataaacaaGTCAAGTATTAGccgcaatatttttaatttaaagctcatcaaaaaaaaactactcaCTAAAACGAACAAAAAGTCCAAAATAATTCgggtaataaaatatttttatttaaaaaaaaaaaaaaaaagagtacaAATGTataatgtcatatattttacaaagttttaataatattgacCATCTGTTTAACTTTTTCTTCAGATGTGACCATAATGCCCTCGCATTGTTTTTTTCCATCCCGATTATTTTTCCCCTTATCTTTGATTTCCAGGCGAATTTTAGCTGACGCATGGAATTCTTTAGCATGAGTTGTATCTTTGATCAACAAAATGTTATCAGGATTGATACCGCTTCCGGGCATTATGATAATGCGGTCACCAGCCTGCTTTACTAGTTCCTTAATCAACTCTAGCCCTTCCGGAGCCGTATTTTTCTGTCCGGAAGTTAAAACCCTTGCGAACCCAAGACCTATCACTTGTTCTAGCGCCTCGAAAGGGTCGGCAACTTCATCAAAAGCGCGATGGAATGTCACGGGTTTGAATTTCGCCGCGTTAATTATTTCCTTGCAAACATCCACGTCGACAGAATTGTCGGCTTTCAAAGCTCCGAATACGAAACCGTCAGCTCCAATGCTGTCAAGTATTTTCAAGTCATACAACATCGCTTCCTTCTCTTCTTCAGAGTAGACAAAATTTCCCGCCCTAATTCGTATCATCGCGTAAACCGGAACATTAGAATAATTCTTAATAAATCGAATCAATCCGGGAGTTGGCGTCAATCCGTCTTCTGATAATGCTGAGCATGCTTCGAGTCTGCTAGCGCCACCTTTTATTGCATTTTTAGCCGACTCTATTGAATCAATACAAATTTCCATTcctaattttcaaaagaaagaaatattatttttcttaatacaattaattataaaaatttaaaacttgcCGCAAGAAAACACCAGATCTATAATCTCAGATTACAattacacacacacgcacacacacaggCAAATACCcatagataaaattatttttccgttTATCGTAATCTCACATGCGCAGTAATGAATCAAAGGCCTTTCACCCGCAGCCGCAGCGCTCGAGCCGGGAAATTTCAATCACCTCATTTATATAACACaataaatctatataatttttaaatgattactCACAAAACAATGACTgtcgataaaataattaattattcattatcgTACAGTAAAGGGTActgtgtaattttaaattaataagtacaatgataattaataatcagcttagcaaacaataaaattatatagatacgatatttaattaatgtaagcatatatttatatatatatatatagaagtgGCAGTAATTAATAGTCCGTGCTATATTACCTATAAACCCAtgaattataacaattttaaaaatcattaccGCGTACTTAAACTTTATCTTAATGTAATTACACTACACATGTATAAAtcattattacaattattttaaattaatatttaaatatataattaattccaCAATCATTTAAAACATGagtatttgatatttataatataaatatacgatGAATTTTTGGAGTAGTATTGAAATTGCGGCTCCAGTATTAtgctataaatttattcgtttaattaatttattaagtaattaattaattgattgatttatgataatttatttaagtatataAATGCTAGTGCTAGTGCTAGTTCTTAAACTAGGAATCTATTATCATTGGAGAGGACGTTGGGTTTTGAGATGATATATCTAACGTCCCGTTACTaatccatttatttttatgctgaTCTATACCAAAACCTTCTTCGTAATTCCCGCGGACGATGAACAGTTGTTTGAAGTGCGGGATGCAGTAAAGCTTCCCATTGTTGAGAGTAAATGAAtccattctaaaaataataaatatttagcgaccatatttaaagttattaattattcatttttatccaTAGTAATAATATTCAAGAAAGTTCTCACATATGggcaataaataaacagagaTGGTCATTTACTGTTAGTAGTAATATCGGTTTTAAAATTACTGAccagaatttaataaaacttgatttattaataggTGATAAGAAAAAGATCATCGCAACAGAGAAAAGCATAAgaacttacattttattactCAGGGTTCGATTCCTGGCACTTGTTTTTATAtcgataagaaaaaaaatttgataaagttttttaaaagttaaagtaagagacctagtacccgataaGGGAGCTgatacccgatcactcatgtatttggatatctatatttactaaatttgactaaatatatctatacaaatacatggagtgatcgggtactagttccctgatcgagtACGAGGTCTTTtactacagaaaaaaaataaattcacttAAGTCTGTAATTTCTCATGGTGCTTAACACTAaatgcataaaaataaaaattttactggttTTCTGTAActctagaaaaatttaattagatctTTTCCTTATCATTATCAACTAATAGGGTAGAGACACCGTTTTTGGCaactttagggccagttttggacacttaaaaaattcaaataaaataatctgtaaGACCGAATAAcataatctattttttaaatatgtctAAAGATACTTCTATTccactattaaaatgaaaattttattttcgactttttcattaattaaatgtccaaaaatggagcagtggccacaaattttacctctaccctatgtcaaattttattaaactttaatcggtaattgaattataaaaccGACAGTACTAACTATAAGtactttcataaatttatttcaagttttctttaaaataaaattttaaaaaatttgaaaaatttaaaaatctgttTAATATCCAAAACTAgactgaatttaaattactatttatctacaattatttatcaatgtcCTGTTTTATTACTGACAATAATTACTGTGCATTAATTGACAGTActcgaaaaagtcaaaataaattaatagaacgCCCACTATAGTCAATTACTATCTCTGCTTTTTTTTCCTGTCCAagaatttccaaattttcctgatcattaatcaaaataattataaaaaaattacctcagAATGCAATTGCACTGCAGACATCTAAAACATTGTTTGTGAAACATTTTGttgtttgtttctattttttccAACGGGTAAACTTTTTTCTGACAACTCTCACAAACATCAACGTCAATTGTCGTCGGTATTCCCTAATttatcatattaaatttttattattcaattaaaatttaaaaaaataataaataaataaataaatatttaaatgagcATTTGACCGTTTTATTTATCAAGGATAATCAGGATTCGCAGAATCATAACTTTAAATATTgtgtataatataaatacattgttgaaaaatacttataccaagttttaatttattcgcTTAGAAGTATAAAGTATGTGtgcagtaaataataataattgataaatttaacgtACAATTAAAAGTCAAAGAAACTTTCCGAATattataaacttattttataaaatataagctTACAAAACAATccgctgaaaaaatttcattaagaaaATACATgagagtattttttaattgctgcaaattaataattatttttaaaaataatttactacaAACAATAAAAGTACTTATTATTTGTAGTGTTAGTTTGTAACCACATACACACACGCatactttaaatataaaatattcaattagcGATACATCCAAAGACGTacttacatattttaaatacaaatatatatattataaaagcgcAAGCGAAAAAAAGGGTTGATTACTTACACATTaaaggaaaatttaattacttgttAATCTAGATACAAAGATAAGATACGACTGCATCACATATTAAATGTCAGTTATATTGCTTacgtttgttattatttttatttttttttctattgaatttaatatattgaATAAGTATAAACTTTCTATGTTCGATTAGCATATCGTTGTTTGTAACAGatacaaaatataattgtataagtACGAGtctacattttaaaaatgaattttatcaataagtaTAAATTCAGTCATGTCAGTTACGGTAAAACATAAGCCATGATTACgcataattactaattatcatacttgataaagtttattataattataattataagtcTGTCGGGCTGTCTCGCAACAGGACAAAGGAAGCGCTTCAAAATATccattgataaattataattcactataaaattattaacatctAACAAGAtcttttaacataaaaattaataacattcAAAAGATCTTTCAAAAAATACATGACACATTTTGACAATAAGTCtgtgattataaattttattattgttttttttttttttattaaacgtgTCATGTATTTATgatctatatgtatatttataaattcagttaattaattagctcGTAAATTCGATGtcgtcataataataattaatgacacattaaataaataataataacactgagttttgaagtttaactcaaaatataataatattgcaaCTTAAcggttaaatatatttaattaaatatattgaataaaatcatATTTGTTTGAAACATCAATTATataacaatgataattaataataataatataaaatacactTTTTGATACGACAATAATAacgaataataaaatgatgagTTCGAAGCTTTGATAAGATTCTTGATAAAAGTTTATCCGTGTGCCAGCACCTGCTTGCTTagacaattatattttttgattgaCAACATGCGGGCTGAGTCTTCCTTAGTCTTGAGTCTTGACCGGGTTTCACTGTTTGTCCCAAAAATTGAAGACATTACATACATTACATACATcgtacatttatttataatttatatattaaatcgaCCTTCTAATTAGCAAATTGTCTGACTCCATTTCAGAAAATCCTCCATTTAcgcgaaaaaaaagtaatttaaaaatttttttatctaaaaatcaattatatacatatatactatgTCTAGTATATATGTCATATTTTTGTCTAGGTTActcaaatgatattttttcttactatTACTGTCTGAAA encodes the following:
- the LOC130676411 gene encoding allantoicase-like; amino-acid sequence: MNGNKSFEFLELSELASKSNGGKIVFATDDWFAVAENLLKDDEPVWKEDAYTEFGKWMDGWETRRRRSAGHDWTIIALGHQSIVKGFYIDTGYFTGNHAPRISIQAARLDENETELLPVRNSQLGTAASKEARAQIARLKSEEWTIIVPQTELSPGYEKTRRQYFYSNSSELWTHLRLNLYPDGGIARFRAYGLIIPQSRPIEFTERIDLIAQENGGVCEKYSNAHYGHPRNLIKTGNSSSMKDGWETARRLDRPPIIQLDDSGILQFSGSEWAIFKLGYVGTADTIVIDTAHFRGNFPDSIKVEGTLAADVGTNSTWKTILPTRKLSPNRAHVYSSNDITWPGPVSHIRITISPDGGLSRFRLWGFIDPGNKK
- the LOC130676417 gene encoding copper homeostasis protein cutC homolog gives rise to the protein MEICIDSIESAKNAIKGGASRLEACSALSEDGLTPTPGLIRFIKNYSNVPVYAMIRIRAGNFVYSEEEKEAMLYDLKILDSIGADGFVFGALKADNSVDVDVCKEIINAAKFKPVTFHRAFDEVADPFEALEQVIGLGFARVLTSGQKNTAPEGLELIKELVKQAGDRIIIMPGSGINPDNILLIKDTTHAKEFHASAKIRLEIKDKGKNNRDGKKQCEGIMVTSEEKVKQMVNIIKTL